From a single Carassius carassius chromosome 8, fCarCar2.1, whole genome shotgun sequence genomic region:
- the LOC132145173 gene encoding solute carrier family 2, facilitated glucose transporter member 3-like isoform X2, translating to MVGSFSVGVVANKFGRRKSMFLVNILALIGGGLMGLCTLCSSFEMIIAGRLVIGLFCGLFTGLTPMYVGEVSPTPLRGAFGTLHQLGVVVGILIAQILGLENLLGSQKLWPLLLALTVLPAVLQCILLPFCPESPRYLLINLNEEEQARTALVRLRGCEDVGKDMQEMKEESAKMAMEKKVTIPELFRTAAYRQPLLIAVMLQLSQQLSGINAVFYYSTGIFKSAGVTQPIYATIGAGAVNTVFTIVSLFLVERAGRRTLHLIGLCGMAVSALAMTIALLLKDIEAFRYLSIAAIFAFVAMFEMGPGPIPWFIVAELFSQGPRPAAMAVAGCSNWTANFLVGISFPKLEELCGPYVFIIFMIFLIFFFIFTYFKVPETKGRTFDDIARGFSGAPPLTATSVEEPGSVTLSASPVKEKVPLVEASKSSSEQGASSSEKAAADATKVEEKPSSVTQPLVDSSKEEKSNSAI from the exons ATGGTGGGATCATTCAGTGTCGGTGTCGTAGCCAACAAATTTGGAAG ACGTAAATCTATGTTCCTTGTGAATATCTTGGCTCTGATTGGTGGGGGTCTCATGGGACTGTGcactctctgctcctcctttgagATGATCATTGCCGGTCGGCTGGTTATTGGGCTGTTCTGTGGTCTCTTCACCGGTCTTACTCCAATGTATGTTGGAGAAGTGTCACCCACTCCCCTTCGTGGGGCCTTTGGGACCCTTCACCAGCTTGGTGTCGTGGTGGGCATCTTAATCGCACAG ATTTTGGGTCTGGAGAATCTGCTGGGTTCACAAAAGCTCTGGCCTCTGCTTCTGGCTTTAACCGTGCTACCTGCTGTCCTGCAGTGTATACTGCTTCCGTTCTGTCCAGAGAGCCCTCGGTACCTGCTCATTAACCTCAATGAGGAAGAACAGGCCCGTACAG CGCTGGTGCGTCTCCGTGGTTGCGAGGATGTTGGGAAGGACATGCAAGAGATGAAGGAGGAGAGTGCGAAGATGGCCATGGAGAAGAAAGTGACCATCCCAGAGCTCTTCCGCACCGCTGCTTACCGCCAGCCTCTGCTCATCGCTGTCATGCTGCAGCTGTCCCAACAGCTGTCTGGCATCAACGCT GTTTTTTATTACTCAACTGGTATTTTTAAGTCAGCTGGAGTGACTCAGCCCATTTATGCCACCATTGGAGCTGGAGCCGTCAACACTGTCTTTACTATAGTATCT CTTTTCTTGGTGGAGAGGGCAGGAAGAAGAACTTTGCACCTTATTGGTTTGTGTGGAATGGCTGTCAGCGCCTTGGCCATGACCATTGCTCTCTTATTG AAGGACATTGAGGCTTTTCGCTACCTCAGCATTGCTGCAATCTTTGCCTTTGTGGCCATGTTTGAGATGGGCCCTGGACCCATTCCCTGGTTCATAGTGGCTGAGCTGTTCTCCCAGGGGCCACGTCCTGCCGCCATGGCCGTTGCAGGATGCTCCAACTGGACAGCCAACTTCCTTGTGGGAATCAGCTTCCCAAAACTGGAG GAGCTGTGCGGGCCGTATGTCTTCATTATATTTATGATCTTCctcatcttcttcttcatctttacGTACTTCAAAGTACCGGAGACCAAAGGGCGAACGTTCGATGACATCGCCCGTGGTTTTAGCGGGGCTCCGCCTCTGACTGCCACCTCTGTGGAGGAGCCTGGCAGTGTCACACTTTCTGCCTCTCCGGTCAAAGAAAAGGTCCCGTTGGTGGAAGCTTCCAAATCTTCCTCGGAACAGGGTGCAAGCTCATCTGAGAAAGCTGCGGCAGATGCTACAAAGGTGGAGGAGAAACCGAGCTCAGTTACACAGCCACTGGTGGATTCTAGTAAAGAAGAGAAATCTAATTCCGCCATCTAA
- the LOC132145173 gene encoding solute carrier family 2, facilitated glucose transporter member 3-like isoform X1: protein MEGEKKQVTCYLLFSLSTAVIGSLQFGFNTGVINAPEQKLREFFNATWIERYGEHISPGVCTIVWSFAVAIFSVGGMVGSFSVGVVANKFGRRKSMFLVNILALIGGGLMGLCTLCSSFEMIIAGRLVIGLFCGLFTGLTPMYVGEVSPTPLRGAFGTLHQLGVVVGILIAQILGLENLLGSQKLWPLLLALTVLPAVLQCILLPFCPESPRYLLINLNEEEQARTALVRLRGCEDVGKDMQEMKEESAKMAMEKKVTIPELFRTAAYRQPLLIAVMLQLSQQLSGINAVFYYSTGIFKSAGVTQPIYATIGAGAVNTVFTIVSLFLVERAGRRTLHLIGLCGMAVSALAMTIALLLKDIEAFRYLSIAAIFAFVAMFEMGPGPIPWFIVAELFSQGPRPAAMAVAGCSNWTANFLVGISFPKLEELCGPYVFIIFMIFLIFFFIFTYFKVPETKGRTFDDIARGFSGAPPLTATSVEEPGSVTLSASPVKEKVPLVEASKSSSEQGASSSEKAAADATKVEEKPSSVTQPLVDSSKEEKSNSAI, encoded by the exons AAGCAGGTGACATGCTACCTCCTGTTTTCTTTATCGACAGCTGTAATTGGCTCCCTGCAGTTTGGCTTTAACACAGGAGTCATCAATGCCCCAGAACAG AAACTGCGGGAATTCTTTAATGCCACATGGATAGAGCGTTACGGGGAGCACATCAGTCCAGGCGTGTGCACCATTGTGTGGAGTTTTGCTGTGGCCATTTTTAGCGTGGGTGGAATGGTGGGATCATTCAGTGTCGGTGTCGTAGCCAACAAATTTGGAAG ACGTAAATCTATGTTCCTTGTGAATATCTTGGCTCTGATTGGTGGGGGTCTCATGGGACTGTGcactctctgctcctcctttgagATGATCATTGCCGGTCGGCTGGTTATTGGGCTGTTCTGTGGTCTCTTCACCGGTCTTACTCCAATGTATGTTGGAGAAGTGTCACCCACTCCCCTTCGTGGGGCCTTTGGGACCCTTCACCAGCTTGGTGTCGTGGTGGGCATCTTAATCGCACAG ATTTTGGGTCTGGAGAATCTGCTGGGTTCACAAAAGCTCTGGCCTCTGCTTCTGGCTTTAACCGTGCTACCTGCTGTCCTGCAGTGTATACTGCTTCCGTTCTGTCCAGAGAGCCCTCGGTACCTGCTCATTAACCTCAATGAGGAAGAACAGGCCCGTACAG CGCTGGTGCGTCTCCGTGGTTGCGAGGATGTTGGGAAGGACATGCAAGAGATGAAGGAGGAGAGTGCGAAGATGGCCATGGAGAAGAAAGTGACCATCCCAGAGCTCTTCCGCACCGCTGCTTACCGCCAGCCTCTGCTCATCGCTGTCATGCTGCAGCTGTCCCAACAGCTGTCTGGCATCAACGCT GTTTTTTATTACTCAACTGGTATTTTTAAGTCAGCTGGAGTGACTCAGCCCATTTATGCCACCATTGGAGCTGGAGCCGTCAACACTGTCTTTACTATAGTATCT CTTTTCTTGGTGGAGAGGGCAGGAAGAAGAACTTTGCACCTTATTGGTTTGTGTGGAATGGCTGTCAGCGCCTTGGCCATGACCATTGCTCTCTTATTG AAGGACATTGAGGCTTTTCGCTACCTCAGCATTGCTGCAATCTTTGCCTTTGTGGCCATGTTTGAGATGGGCCCTGGACCCATTCCCTGGTTCATAGTGGCTGAGCTGTTCTCCCAGGGGCCACGTCCTGCCGCCATGGCCGTTGCAGGATGCTCCAACTGGACAGCCAACTTCCTTGTGGGAATCAGCTTCCCAAAACTGGAG GAGCTGTGCGGGCCGTATGTCTTCATTATATTTATGATCTTCctcatcttcttcttcatctttacGTACTTCAAAGTACCGGAGACCAAAGGGCGAACGTTCGATGACATCGCCCGTGGTTTTAGCGGGGCTCCGCCTCTGACTGCCACCTCTGTGGAGGAGCCTGGCAGTGTCACACTTTCTGCCTCTCCGGTCAAAGAAAAGGTCCCGTTGGTGGAAGCTTCCAAATCTTCCTCGGAACAGGGTGCAAGCTCATCTGAGAAAGCTGCGGCAGATGCTACAAAGGTGGAGGAGAAACCGAGCTCAGTTACACAGCCACTGGTGGATTCTAGTAAAGAAGAGAAATCTAATTCCGCCATCTAA